In Drosophila nasuta strain 15112-1781.00 chromosome 2R, ASM2355853v1, whole genome shotgun sequence, a single genomic region encodes these proteins:
- the LOC132786162 gene encoding uncharacterized protein LOC132786162, which yields MRLLISFVGLIAVACADKLGYNYQPVDHSNSGLSFTPGNIGYNQGLDQSGYVSSADNGAISAGPAQVADQAYQAPVELTKEFFSYTADEGDFQAPANADQLSNGLRKALRVIFIKGPENSGIEDAALALAKQSAEQQTAIYVLTKQANVNDLANKLNSIRTNNNNKPEVHFVKYRTPEDAVNAQRAIQGQYDQLGGVTSHQDGGVAPVLNFASQAPVAAPAPAQEPLNSYLPSSLFRNRA from the exons ATGCGTCTCCTCATT AGTTTCGTTGGTCTTATCGCCGTTGCCTGCGCCGATAAGCTGGGCTACAACTATCAGCCTGTGGATCACTCTAACTCTGGACTGTCTTTCACACCCGGCAACATCGGCTATAATCAAGGCCTGGATCAATCCGGCTACGTTTCATCCGCAGACAATGGTGCTATCTCTGCTGGTCCCGCTCAAGTTGCTGATCAGGCTTACCAAGCACCTGTTGAGCTCACCAAGGAATTCTTTAGCTACACAGCTGATGAGGGCGATTTCCAGGCTCCTGCCAATGCCGATCAGTTGTCCAATGGTCTGCGCAAAGCCCTGCGAGTGATCTTCATCAAGGGACCCGAAAACAGTGGGATTGAGGATGCTGCTTTGGCGCTGGCAAAACAGTCTGCTGAGCAACAAACCGCCATTTATGTCCTGACTAAGCAAGCCAACGTCAACGATCTGGCCAACAAGCTGAACAGCATtcgcaccaacaacaacaacaagcccGAGGTGCACTTTGTCAAGTACCGCACTCCTGAGGACGCTGTCAATGCTCAGCGTGCCATCCAGGGACAATACGATCAACTGGGCGGTGTCACCTCTCATCAAGATGGCGGCGTTGCTCCTGTGCTGAACTTTGCCTCGCAAGCACCTGttgcagctccagctccagctcaaGAGCCCTTGAACTCGTATCTGCCCTCATCACTGTTTCGCAATCGCGCATAA
- the LOC132786021 gene encoding glycine, alanine and asparagine-rich protein, with the protein MRAFIVLCLVAVATADKLGYNYQPVGHSSSGLSFAPGSGSGSIGGGSLGGSLGGLGGGSLSGLGSGNFGSLDSGLGGSGLGGSGLSGLGGSGLGGSGLGGSGLSGLGGSGLGGSGLGSSGFDGPVDYNAAPSSELNKEFFTFTANEEDFDEPQALERASSSVNKGLRVVFIKGPENRGLENAALALAKQAAEQQTAIYVLNKQADIGDLASMLNAIRSNSNNKPEVHFVKYRTPEDAANAQRAIQSQYDSLGGASQNHNGGVAKALNFASAPQFRQQNAQIPENSYLPSSVLRRLRFRY; encoded by the coding sequence ATGCGCGCTTTCATCGTCTTGTGTTTAGTGGCCGTCGCCACCGCCGATAAGCTCGGCTACAACTACCAGCCGGTAGGACACTCCAGCTCAGGATTGTCGTTCGCTCCTGGCAGCGGCAGTGGAAGTATCGGTGGTGGAAGCCTGGGAGGTTCCCTTGGAGGACTCGGCGGTGGCTCTCTGAGCGGACTCGGTAGTGGCAACTTCGGAAGCCTTGACAGCGGTCTGGGCGGTTCAGGATTGGGCGGCTCTGGTCTGAGCGGTCTTGGCGGCTCTGGATTGGGCGGCTCTGGTCTGGGCGGATCTGGTCTGAGCGGTCTTGGTGGCTCAGGACTCGGCGGCTCTGGACTCGGCAGCTCAGGATTCGATGGACCCGTCGACTACAACGCTGCTCCTTCATCGGAATTGAACAAGGAATTCTTCACTTTCACCGCCAACGAGGAAGACTTCGATGAGCCCCAGGCTTTGGAACGTGCCTCCAGCTCAGTGAACAAGGGTCTGCGCGTTGTCTTCATCAAGGGACCCGAGAACCGTGGCCTAGAAAACGCTGCTCTGGCTTTGGCTAAGCAGGCTGCCGAGCAACAGACCGCCATCTATGTCCTGAACAAGCAGGCTGACATTGGAGATCTGGCCAGCATGTTGAACGCCatccgcagcaacagcaacaacaagcccGAGGTTCACTTCGTCAAGTACCGCACTCCTGAGGATGCTGCCAACGCTCAGCGTGCCATTCAGTCGCAGTACGACTCTCTGGGTGGAGCCAGCCAGAACCACAACGGTGGTGTTGCCAAGGCTTTGAACTTCGCTTCGGCCCCACAGTTCCGTCAGCAGAATGCTCAGATCCCCGAGAACTCGTATCTGCCATCATCGGTGCTGCGTCGTCTGCGTTTCCGTTACTAA
- the LOC132785116 gene encoding DNA translocase FtsK yields the protein MREIVFLTLLAICSAELGYQYQQNGPAFGYETESALSNSQATDHYQDHADFHKHFYAFEAPYDSSEEADLAEQKISSLSQKNLQVVFIKAPENKAVQGALNALVKQSTEDKTAIYVLNKQTDPNELASKITALQSQRKHKPQVHFVKYRTDVEAAHAQQHIQEQYGGVKDHSLQPLQPPLLGYSQQPESSQAAQGYYPSELPQQPELPPQPELPQPAYYPTKQPQAPQAYYPPELPATGYTPQPEVPQTPQGYYLSSAIPLLPTPHPSYLSPLPSSYQGYDYGRDQSNVVPLAQQQLTPGPYDLDARTARSRRIDFRVNERHRSNSRMIFPTDTPSRRYLPAQKRKRRAHF from the exons ATGCGTGAAATTGTG TTTCTTACATTGCTAGCCATCTGCTCGGCTGAATTGGGATACCAGTATCAGCAGAATGGTCCAGCTTTCGGCTATGAGACGGAATCGGCGCTGAGCAATAGTCAAGCAACTGATCACTATCAGGATCATGCGGACTTCCACAAGCATTTTTATGCCTTCGAGGCACCCTACGATTCCTCGGAGGAAGCAGACTTGGCTGAGCAAAAGATATCATCACTTTCGCAGAAGAATTTGCAAGTCGTTTTCATTAAAGCGCCCGAGAACAAGGCAGTTCAGGGAGCTCTTAATGCTCTGGTCAAGCAGAGCACTGAGGATAAGACAGCCATCTATGTGCTGAACAAGCAAACGGATCCCAATGAACTGGCAAGCAAAATAACCGCTTTGCAATCGCAACGTAAACACAAGCCACAAGTTCATTTTGTCAAATACAGGACCGATGTAGAGGCTGCGCATGCCCAGCAGCATATTCAGGAGCAATACGGCGGAGTAAAGGACCACAGCTTGCAACCATTGCAGCCGCCATTATTGGGTTACTCGCAGCAGCCAGAGTCGTCACAGGCCGCGCAGGGCTACTATCCATCAGAGTTGCCCCAGCAGCCAGAGTTACCACCGCAACCAGAGCTGCCACAACCGGCATATTATCCAACCAAGCAACCACAAGCACCACAGGCCTATTATCCACCAGAGTTGCCAGCGACAGGTTATACGCCACAACCAGAGGTGCCACAGACGCCGCAAGGATATTATCTATCATCAGCCATCCCATTGTTGCCCACACCACATCCAAGTTATTTGTCGCCATTACCCAGTTCCTATCAGGGCTACGACTATGGCAGGGATCAGAGCAACGTCGTGCCTTTGGCACAACAGCAGTTGACTCCTGGTCCCTATGACTTGGATGCCCGGACTGCTAGATCCCGTCGTATTGATTTTCGTGTTAATGAGAGACATCGATCGAACAGTCGTATGATT